Proteins from a genomic interval of Equus quagga isolate Etosha38 chromosome 13, UCLA_HA_Equagga_1.0, whole genome shotgun sequence:
- the PBXIP1 gene encoding pre-B-cell leukemia transcription factor-interacting protein 1 — MGCLFQNGNLLWVPQVAATAASGTLAAMASCPDQDNSWVLAGSETLPVETLGPETRTDPESERAAQAPRSPSTADDGLAGTLDGEETVFQSESSQSGPILPEETEAKGIVEDDGRGVEPPGPGNTVSQGDLEETVVAALGPDTQDLEDQSPPQSLPSSPKAAWIREEVRCSSSEDDTDMDVEGLRRRRGREPSTPQPAVPLGVEDQARGEGADGKLGISLNMCLLGALVLLGLGLLLFSGGLSESESGPMEEVELQVFPDTGSDAEMMDAVGDGQDGLKQQLQASVPSDSVPSLQNMALLLDKLAKENQDIRLLQAQLQAQKEELQSLMHQPKGLEEENARLRGALQQGEASQRALESELQQLRARLQGLEADCVRGTDGVCLNWGRGPQAGKVIKQQDPRWQEPGPGFLEQKEQLEAEAQTLRQELERQRRLLGSVQQDLEQSLRDVGRGDPAHAGLAELGHRLAQKLQGLENWGQVPGVPANASEAWHQEPHFQSSREQSGKEKWRDGKGDRKAEHWKHKKEESGRHRKKSWEDEDRELAGRWKEGKPRVEEWGRKKDGKWQGPKEPPRKSGSPHSKERQRQPRWKEGAKDRHDPPPPWAELSRHKYQVPQGCSGVHECARQEGLAFFGMELAPVQQQELASLLRTYLARLPWAGQLTEELPLSSAYFGEDGIFRHDRLRFRDFVNALEDSLEEVAVRQTGDDDEVDDFEDFIFSHFFGDRALKKRSGKKDKHLRGSRVVGPREEHSHHTRG; from the exons ATGGGCTGCCTTTTCCAAAACGGGAATTTGCTGTGGGTCCCTCAG GTGGCAGCCACAGCAGCCTCGGGGACCTTAGCAGCTATGGCCTCCTGCCCAGACCAGGACAATAGCTGGGTGCTTGCCGGCTCAGAG ACCCTGCCTGTGGAGACCCTGGGTCCAGAAACCAGGACAGACCCAGAGTCTGAAAGAGCTGCCCAGGCCCCTCGGAGCCCCTCCACGGCAGATGATGGATTAGCTGGGACCTTGGATGGAGAAG AGACCGTCTTCCAGAGTGAAAGCTCCCAGTCTGGTCCCATTCTGCCAGAGGAGACCGAGGCCAAG GGCATCGTGGAAGATGATGGTCGTGGAGTGGAGCCCCCAGGCCCAGGAAACACAGTGTCCCAGGGAGACTTGGAGGAGACTGTGGTGGCAGCCCTGGGACCAGACACACAGGACCTGGAGGACCAGAGCCCCCCACAGAGTCTGCCCTCATCCCCCAAAGCAG CTTGGATCAGGGAGGAGGTCCGATGCTCCAGCAGTGAGGATGACACCGACATGGATGTGGAGGGTCTGCGGAGACGGCGAGGCCGGGAGCCCAGCACGCCTCAGCCTGCAGTGCCCCTGGGTGTGGAGGACCAGGCCAGGGGCGAGGGTGCGGACGGGAAGCTGGGCATCTCCCTCAACATGTGCCTCCTCGGGGCCTTGGTtctgctgggcctggggctcctCCTCTTCTCCG GTGGCCTCTCAGAGTCTGAGAGtg GACCCATGGAGGAAGTGGAACTTCAGGTCTTCCCAGATACCGGGTCAGATGCTGAGATGATGGATGCTGTGGGGGATGGGCAG GATGGGCTAAAGCAGCAGCTGCAGGCCTCAGTGCCCTCTGATAGTGTCCCCAGCCTGCAGAACATGGCCCTTCTGCTAGACAAGCTGGCCAAGGAGAACCAGGACATCCGGCTGCTGCAGGCCCAGCTGCAG GCCCAGAAGGAAGAGCTTCAGAGCCTGATGCATCAGCCCAAAGGGCTGGAAGAAGAGAATGCCCGGCTTCGGGGGGCGCTGCAGCAGGGCGAGGCCTCCCAGCGGGCCCTGGAGTCAGAGCTGCAGCAGCTGCGGGCCCGGctccaggggctggaggctgaCTGTGTCCGGGGCACAGATGGGGTGTGCCTCAACTGGGGCAGAGGTCCGCAGGCTGGCAAGGTCATCAAGCAGCAAGACCCCAGATGGCAGGAGCCAGGCCCTGGCTTTCTGGAGCAGAAGGAACAGCTAGAGGCTGAGGCCCAGACATTAAGGCAAGAGTTGGAGAGGCAGCGGCGGCTGCTGGGGTCTGTGCAGCAGGACCTGGAGCAGAGCCTAAGGGACGTGGGCCGAGGGGACCCAGCTCATGCTGGCCTGGCTGAGCTGGGCCACAGACTGGCCCAGAAGCTGCAGGGTCTGGAGAACTGGGGCCAGGTCCCTGGGGTCCCTGCCAATGCCTCAGAGGCCTGGCATCAGGAGCCCCACTTCCAAAGTTCCAGGGAGCAGAGTGGAAAGGAAAAGTGGCGGGATGGGAAGGGGGACCGGAAGGCTGAGCACTGGAAGCATAAGAAGGAGGAATCTGGCCGGCATAGGAAGAAGAGCTGGGAGGATGAGGATAGGGAACTGGcagggaggtggaaggagggcaAGCCAAGGGTGGAGGAGTGGGGCAGAAAGAAGGATGGCAAGTGGCAGGGCCCTAAGGAGCCCCCCAGGAAGAGTGGGAGCCCCCATTCTAAAGAAAGGCAGAGGCAGCCTCGGTGGAAGGAGGGGGCTAAAGACAGGCATGACCCCCCACCACCCTGGGCAGAGCTGTCGAGGCATAAGTACCAGGTACCCCAGGGCTGCTCAGGTGTGCACGAATGTGCCCGGCAGGAGGGCCTGGCCTTCTTTGGCATGGAGCTAGCCCCAGTGCAGCAACAGGAGCTGGCCTCTCTGCTGAGGACGTACCTGGCGCGGCTGCCCTGGGCCGGGCAGCTGACCGAGGAGCTGCCCCTCTCATCTGCTTACTTTGGCGAGGATGGCATCTTCCGCCACGACCGCCTCCGCTTCCGGGACTTTGTGAATGCCTTGGAGGacagcctggaggaggtggcggTGAGACAGACAGGTGATGATGATGAGGTGGATGACTTTGAGGACTTCATCTTCAGCCACTTCTTTGGAGACAGAGCGCTGAAGAAGAG GTCAGGGAAGAAGGACAAACACTTGCGGGGCTCCAGAGTtgtggggcccagggaggagcACAGCCACCACACCCGGGGCTGA